A window of the Virgibacillus pantothenticus genome harbors these coding sequences:
- a CDS encoding shikimate kinase produces MCTKIPLRQKSIVLIGFMGVGKTSIGKAVAAKLYRDFIDADQVIEEAFGMDTTEIFQTYGEQVFRKKEKEIIHELCKQKLKIISLGGGAFLQEEIRNICLQKCIVFYLDLSWDSWKDRISLLIDSRPVLQGKSLTEIKQLFLERKAIYQTHHSTVQTDALMIEEVAEYIVEALKTAWDIYEPQAK; encoded by the coding sequence ATGTGTACTAAAATTCCTTTACGTCAAAAAAGTATTGTTTTAATTGGATTTATGGGGGTTGGTAAAACATCCATCGGAAAGGCAGTAGCCGCAAAGCTGTATCGGGATTTTATCGATGCAGACCAGGTTATTGAAGAAGCTTTTGGAATGGATACAACAGAAATTTTTCAAACATATGGTGAACAAGTATTCAGAAAAAAGGAGAAGGAAATTATTCATGAACTCTGTAAGCAAAAGTTAAAAATCATCTCTTTAGGCGGAGGGGCTTTTCTTCAAGAGGAAATTAGAAACATCTGCCTGCAAAAGTGTATTGTTTTTTATCTTGATTTGTCATGGGATTCCTGGAAGGACCGGATTAGTTTACTTATTGACAGCAGACCGGTGTTACAGGGAAAAAGCTTAACTGAAATCAAACAGTTATTTCTTGAGCGTAAAGCTATTTACCAAACTCATCATTCGACTGTACAAACAGATGCACTAATGATTGAAGAAGTTGCAGAATATATTGTAGAAGCTTTAAAAACTGCCTGGGACATTTATGAACCACAAGCTAAATAA
- a CDS encoding YolD-like family protein, producing MRVYDRGSIKWTSMMLPEHVDLLQDMWKRLEDKEMPILDEQKLAELDLQLQTAIHQDLTVEIKYYNGRDYLTSKGKLKHVNRDHLCLQSDKVIKREQVLDIWIN from the coding sequence ATGCGTGTATATGATCGAGGCTCTATAAAGTGGACATCTATGATGCTGCCAGAGCATGTAGATTTACTTCAAGATATGTGGAAAAGACTAGAGGATAAAGAAATGCCTATTTTGGATGAACAAAAGCTTGCAGAGTTAGATCTTCAATTGCAAACTGCTATTCACCAGGATCTCACTGTTGAAATTAAGTATTATAATGGGCGTGATTATTTAACCAGTAAAGGAAAACTAAAACACGTTAATCGTGATCATCTTTGCTTGCAATCAGATAAAGTAATTAAACGGGAGCAGGTGCTGGATATATGGATAAATTAG
- a CDS encoding biotin-dependent carboxyltransferase family protein, which translates to MNSVCVLEPGLYTTIQDIGRFGYQKYGVIVSGAMDFYALRIANLLVGNKEEEATIEMTLSGATLQFQKTALIAITGGDLMPHIDGKPVPMWRPILISKGSVLQFKFAVKGCRAYVAFAGGIQVPKVMRSKSTYVRAGIGGLYGRTLQRGDGLTSGNWSYIAEALAQKLALSSEPYSWSVNPYPLIRFHRNPSIRVLKGSEYDRFDEASKQAFFSEPYTITTQADRMGYRLAGPSLALTEKMDMFSEAVTYGTVQVPANGQPIILMADRQTTGGYPKIAQVITADLSTLAQLQPNTSVLFQKVDLEEAETILLQNEHILQQIAIQIEIKASY; encoded by the coding sequence ATGAATAGTGTATGCGTTCTTGAGCCAGGTTTATATACAACTATTCAAGATATTGGACGATTTGGGTATCAGAAATATGGTGTGATCGTTAGTGGAGCAATGGATTTTTACGCTTTACGTATTGCGAATTTACTCGTGGGAAATAAGGAGGAAGAAGCTACAATCGAAATGACTTTATCTGGAGCGACGTTGCAATTTCAGAAGACCGCTTTAATTGCTATTACGGGGGGTGATCTCATGCCCCATATTGATGGAAAACCAGTTCCTATGTGGCGCCCTATTCTGATAAGTAAAGGATCTGTTTTACAATTCAAATTTGCTGTAAAAGGTTGTCGGGCTTATGTTGCTTTCGCTGGAGGGATACAGGTACCGAAAGTCATGAGAAGTAAAAGCACATACGTTCGAGCAGGTATAGGAGGGCTTTATGGGAGAACTTTGCAACGGGGAGATGGCTTGACATCTGGTAATTGGAGCTACATAGCAGAAGCGTTGGCACAGAAATTAGCATTATCTTCAGAGCCTTATTCATGGTCTGTCAATCCTTACCCGCTTATTCGTTTTCATCGGAACCCGTCCATCCGTGTTTTAAAAGGAAGTGAATATGACCGTTTTGATGAAGCAAGTAAGCAAGCATTTTTTAGTGAACCCTATACAATTACTACACAAGCAGATCGAATGGGCTATCGTTTAGCCGGTCCTTCTCTTGCATTAACCGAAAAAATGGATATGTTTTCTGAAGCAGTTACATATGGAACGGTACAGGTTCCTGCGAATGGTCAGCCAATTATTTTAATGGCAGACAGGCAAACAACGGGGGGCTATCCCAAAATTGCTCAAGTAATCACAGCTGACTTATCTACCCTTGCTCAGTTGCAACCGAATACTTCCGTTCTTTTTCAAAAAGTTGATTTGGAGGAAGCGGAAACAATATTATTGCAAAATGAACATATATTGCAGCAAATTGCAATTCAGATTGAAATAAAAGCGAGTTACTGA
- the pxpB gene encoding 5-oxoprolinase subunit PxpB: protein MNHLSTGAEIRSINDSALVVQLGNEPSPIVHQRIMCFSTLLEDNPFNGFIECVPAYLNVAVYYNPYLVYQSQSFRTSVSPFQIVRHYIKGLLHQLDDQKRFTGRKIVIPVLYGDEYGPDLDYVAQYNNLSIEDVIRIHTEKEYLVYMIGFAPGFPFIGGMSKQIATPRKSTPRLAIAPGSVGIAGEQTGVYTLETPGGWQIIGRTPMELFLPDQVPPSLLKAGDTIQFLSISQEEYQQYEQGGRKNE from the coding sequence ATGAATCATTTATCAACTGGAGCAGAGATCAGATCGATTAATGATTCCGCTCTTGTTGTACAGTTGGGAAATGAGCCAAGTCCGATCGTGCATCAGAGAATTATGTGTTTTTCAACGTTATTAGAAGATAATCCCTTTAATGGATTTATAGAATGTGTGCCAGCTTACCTTAATGTAGCCGTTTATTATAATCCTTATTTGGTATACCAATCTCAATCCTTTCGCACATCCGTATCTCCTTTTCAAATCGTACGTCATTATATAAAAGGTTTATTACATCAATTAGATGATCAGAAACGATTTACTGGAAGAAAAATTGTCATTCCTGTCCTCTATGGAGATGAATACGGACCAGACTTAGACTATGTAGCACAATATAATAATCTATCTATAGAGGATGTCATCCGTATTCACACAGAAAAAGAATATTTGGTTTATATGATCGGTTTTGCACCTGGGTTCCCTTTTATTGGTGGGATGAGCAAACAAATTGCTACTCCTCGAAAAAGCACACCTCGTTTAGCCATTGCACCAGGTTCTGTTGGGATTGCCGGTGAGCAAACAGGTGTATACACTTTAGAAACGCCAGGCGGCTGGCAAATTATTGGTCGTACTCCAATGGAGCTGTTTCTGCCTGATCAAGTGCCGCCATCATTATTAAAAGCCGGTGATACCATTCAATTTCTATCCATATCTCAGGAAGAGTATCAGCAATATGAACAGGGGGGAAGGAAGAATGAATAG
- a CDS encoding LamB/YcsF family protein: protein MLQVDLNCDMGESFGRYKLSEQKDILTYVSSANIACGFHAGDPTVMRETVQLAIENDVKIGAHPGLPDLNGFGRREMAITAQQAYDIVVYQIGALNGFLASFNERMQHVKPHGALYNMAANDQELATAIAQAIYDISPRLVLYALSGSELAKAGEKMGLPTAHEVFADRTYQSDGTLTSRKENNALITDREQAVSQVIKMVTEGKVISTQKIAVPLKADTICIHGDGEHAVDFAAYITDSFQKHNIQIAAIQKGEGNK, encoded by the coding sequence ATGCTTCAGGTAGATTTAAATTGTGATATGGGAGAAAGCTTCGGACGATACAAGCTAAGTGAACAAAAAGACATTCTAACCTATGTTTCATCCGCCAACATCGCTTGCGGCTTTCATGCTGGAGACCCAACCGTAATGCGAGAAACGGTGCAACTTGCGATTGAAAATGACGTCAAAATTGGTGCGCACCCTGGTCTACCAGATTTAAATGGATTCGGAAGGCGAGAAATGGCTATTACAGCTCAGCAGGCATACGATATAGTTGTGTATCAAATTGGTGCATTGAACGGTTTCTTAGCCTCATTTAACGAGCGAATGCAGCATGTAAAGCCTCATGGCGCTTTGTACAATATGGCAGCGAACGATCAGGAACTGGCTACAGCCATTGCTCAAGCAATATATGATATCTCTCCCCGATTAGTACTGTATGCCCTATCCGGCAGTGAACTAGCAAAAGCTGGGGAGAAAATGGGTTTACCTACTGCCCATGAAGTATTTGCGGATCGTACATATCAATCAGATGGTACACTGACATCGCGCAAGGAAAACAATGCATTAATTACAGATCGCGAACAAGCGGTATCGCAAGTAATTAAAATGGTAACGGAAGGTAAAGTTATTTCCACACAAAAGATTGCCGTTCCTTTAAAAGCAGATACTATTTGTATTCATGGCGATGGCGAGCATGCTGTTGACTTTGCTGCCTATATAACCGATTCGTTTCAAAAACATAACATCCAAATTGCTGCAATCCAAAAGGGAGAAGGAAACAAATAA